In Psychrobacter sp. P11G3, a single genomic region encodes these proteins:
- a CDS encoding phosphate-starvation-inducible protein PsiE translates to MAKKNVGVHERLQSIGREFVDVCHYVILFLISVVVVWTAGKEFIYIVQKGSADLKDILMLFIYLELLAMIGIYFKTHRLPVQFLIFIAITALSRHLVVDVQAVSDYFHLWLLATISVAIMLLSGSIVILTWTAKTFGRPEDNLDKQHANLTVKALLPDNAQAPDSHTKHRRE, encoded by the coding sequence ATGGCTAAAAAAAACGTAGGTGTTCATGAGCGACTACAAAGTATTGGTAGAGAGTTTGTCGATGTCTGTCATTACGTTATTTTATTTCTAATCAGTGTAGTGGTAGTTTGGACTGCAGGTAAAGAGTTTATTTATATTGTCCAAAAGGGTTCAGCGGATCTAAAAGACATATTAATGTTATTTATTTACCTTGAGCTACTGGCTATGATAGGTATCTACTTTAAAACCCACCGACTGCCAGTACAGTTTTTGATATTTATTGCCATAACGGCCTTGTCACGACATTTGGTGGTTGATGTGCAGGCTGTTTCAGACTATTTCCATTTATGGCTGCTAGCGACAATTTCCGTGGCCATCATGCTATTAAGCGGCTCTATTGTAATCCTGACTTGGACAGCAAAAACGTTTGGTCGCCCAGAAGACAATCTTGATAAGCAGCATGCAAACCTAACGGTTAAAGCACTATTGCCTGATAATGCTCAAGCGCCTGATAGCCATACTAAGCATCGCCGTGAATAA